One window of Bacillus sp. THAF10 genomic DNA carries:
- a CDS encoding ABC transporter ATP-binding protein produces MIEIKNLSKFYKQHQALHSINLTISNGIYGLLGPNGAGKSTLMRVLATLMRPTSGDVVIDSYSIHTSPEKVRQFIGYLPQHFHVYPQLTPIEILDFVAVMKGITNKKERKEHIHHWLHEVNLTHKAKDKLKTFSHGMKQRVGIAQAFIGNPKLIILDEPTVGLDPEERLRFRNLLSKEGINKSILLSTHVVTDIESSCYDIAVLKNGRLLMDSTIDDLKEIACSKVWEGVVAPIFLDSFSDGTILGSEYRGDKVYARILADEKPFFGASLIQPTLEDGYLALIGGVER; encoded by the coding sequence ATGATTGAAATAAAAAATCTTTCAAAATTTTATAAGCAGCATCAAGCTCTTCATTCTATCAATCTCACAATTTCAAATGGAATTTACGGTTTGTTAGGTCCAAATGGTGCTGGTAAATCCACGTTAATGAGAGTGTTGGCGACATTAATGAGGCCTACCTCAGGAGATGTTGTGATAGATTCTTATTCCATTCATACAAGCCCTGAGAAGGTACGACAATTCATTGGCTACTTGCCTCAGCACTTTCATGTGTATCCGCAGCTAACGCCGATTGAAATTCTCGACTTCGTTGCGGTTATGAAAGGAATTACTAACAAAAAAGAGCGCAAAGAACACATACACCATTGGTTACATGAAGTAAATTTAACACACAAAGCAAAGGATAAATTAAAGACCTTTTCTCATGGAATGAAGCAACGGGTAGGGATTGCGCAAGCATTTATCGGAAACCCCAAGCTTATTATATTAGATGAGCCTACCGTCGGATTAGATCCTGAAGAGAGATTACGTTTTCGAAACCTCCTTTCTAAGGAGGGAATAAACAAAAGCATCCTTCTTTCCACTCACGTTGTGACAGATATTGAAAGCAGCTGTTATGATATTGCGGTCCTTAAAAATGGCAGGCTGCTTATGGATTCTACAATAGATGACCTAAAAGAAATCGCATGCAGCAAAGTTTGGGAAGGAGTGGTTGCTCCTATATTTTTAGACTCCTTTTCAGATGGAACGATTCTAGGATCAGAATATAGAGGAGACAAGGTGTATGCGAGAATTTTGGCAGATGAAAAGCCGTTTTTTGGAGCAAGCCTTATTCAACCTACACTTGAAGATGGATACCTCGCTTTAATAGGAGGTGTGGAACGTTGA
- a CDS encoding RNA polymerase sigma factor gives MISDEKLLEQMAKGDQAAFEAFVHRYHVPIHQYVERMLKDTKKAEDVVQETFIRLLNQLKNKQVPSYPKAWLYRVASNLCKDYWRSAQYRSEDTAKEEMPVTVDPKSSVIEIYEKQETRKEIMSSLKHLSQPQQQIVLLRFYQDMKLKEIAEIMALPLGTVKSNLFHALKKLKGVLEDKEANVNEEPTQPRTRTISAGR, from the coding sequence TTGATAAGTGATGAAAAACTATTGGAGCAAATGGCAAAAGGAGACCAGGCCGCCTTTGAAGCCTTTGTTCACAGGTATCATGTTCCGATACACCAATATGTCGAAAGAATGTTAAAGGATACAAAAAAAGCAGAAGACGTTGTACAGGAAACCTTCATTCGTTTATTAAATCAGCTTAAAAACAAACAGGTTCCAAGCTATCCAAAAGCATGGTTATATCGGGTAGCATCCAATCTCTGCAAGGATTACTGGAGAAGTGCACAATATCGTTCAGAGGATACCGCCAAAGAAGAAATGCCTGTAACGGTAGACCCTAAATCTTCCGTAATAGAAATATATGAAAAACAAGAAACGAGAAAAGAAATTATGTCTTCCTTAAAGCATCTCTCACAGCCGCAACAACAAATTGTGTTGCTTCGATTCTACCAAGATATGAAACTAAAAGAAATTGCAGAAATAATGGCGTTACCGTTGGGTACGGTAAAATCAAACCTGTTTCATGCATTGAAAAAGCTCAAAGGGGTACTAGAGGATAAGGAGGCGAACGTAAATGAAGAACCAACACAACCAAGAACAAGAACTATATCAGCTGGAAGATGA
- a CDS encoding ABC transporter ATP-binding protein has translation MISAQDIQWKYKKFALTIEELTIHKGINVLVGNNGSGKSTLLSLLATAIRPTHGEIQYDDDTMDSNLVAVRSKIGYVPTGVELYPDFTPLKLLLYLSQLKGLPKDFSNRQIEELLATFHLQDVKKTKIKKLSQGMQQRLALAQAFLGAPEYVFLDEPLNYLDIHERKSLLNYVTKIASRTTIVVAAHELNEWESICHSVIWMNEGKLLYTGSKTMWKHNLPLSIWSGEVEDSMYNSFMENYLIVYAARIKNKLFVRCASKTKPAPHFKATPPTMEDAFFIRKYIEKEATLS, from the coding sequence ATGATTAGCGCTCAAGACATTCAGTGGAAGTATAAGAAATTTGCTCTTACAATTGAAGAATTAACCATTCATAAAGGTATAAATGTTCTCGTTGGCAATAATGGGTCCGGGAAATCCACCCTGTTAAGCTTGTTAGCAACGGCAATCAGACCGACGCATGGAGAAATTCAATATGATGACGATACGATGGATTCAAATCTTGTCGCTGTTCGAAGTAAAATTGGCTATGTTCCAACAGGAGTAGAGCTCTATCCCGACTTTACTCCTTTAAAGCTATTACTCTATCTGTCTCAGTTAAAGGGACTTCCTAAAGATTTCTCAAACCGACAAATAGAAGAGCTCCTAGCTACTTTTCATCTGCAAGATGTAAAAAAAACTAAAATTAAAAAGCTCTCGCAAGGAATGCAACAGCGTTTAGCCCTAGCTCAGGCCTTTTTAGGCGCACCTGAATACGTTTTTTTAGATGAGCCCCTAAACTACTTGGATATTCATGAAAGAAAAAGTCTGCTAAACTACGTAACCAAAATTGCCTCCCGTACTACCATTGTTGTTGCTGCTCACGAGCTCAACGAATGGGAATCCATCTGCCATTCTGTTATTTGGATGAACGAGGGCAAGCTTCTCTACACTGGAAGCAAAACGATGTGGAAGCACAATCTACCATTATCCATTTGGAGTGGAGAAGTGGAGGATAGTATGTATAACAGTTTTATGGAAAACTATTTGATTGTCTATGCTGCTCGAATAAAAAACAAACTTTTTGTCCGGTGTGCTAGTAAAACGAAGCCCGCTCCTCACTTTAAAGCAACTCCACCAACCATGGAAGATGCGTTTTTTATTAGAAAGTATATAGAAAAAGAAGCTACGCTTAGTTAG
- the ftsW gene encoding putative lipid II flippase FtsW produces MITKLRRFDWILIAAIVLLCIYGLIMVYSAGMLLGYERYDNYAYFYDRQKNWLLIGIPVFLAAIIFNYKIYDKATPLMVGVSILSLIAVLIFGVKINGARSWFDVGFSIQPSEIAKLVMIIYFARVYARKQPYIHQFKKGVMPPLAVLFVVFSLIYFQPDLGTGSTILMACGMILVCSGARWKHIFMLGTLAVGAILFLATTATYRLQRLTSFVDPFGNASDTGFQLVESFIAIGDAGVFGRGLGNGIHKLGYLPEAHTDFILAVISEELGIFGVAFLFLLYLIVLVRGVRIGVAIKDPFGKLLAFGITFQIASQAFFNAGAVSGLLPITGITLPFISYGGSSLLITIYAAGILVHLSKHATMARDAREETESSWGQKLTS; encoded by the coding sequence ATGATTACAAAATTGAGAAGATTCGACTGGATATTAATAGCAGCCATCGTTCTGCTATGCATATACGGGTTGATTATGGTTTATAGTGCAGGCATGCTTTTAGGCTATGAACGATACGATAATTATGCATATTTTTATGATAGACAAAAAAATTGGTTGTTAATTGGCATACCAGTTTTCCTTGCTGCCATCATCTTTAATTACAAGATCTATGATAAAGCTACGCCATTAATGGTAGGGGTTAGTATTCTTTCTTTAATCGCTGTTTTAATTTTTGGAGTTAAAATCAATGGTGCTAGAAGTTGGTTTGACGTAGGATTTAGTATTCAACCATCTGAAATTGCCAAATTGGTTATGATTATTTATTTTGCTAGGGTTTATGCTAGGAAACAACCCTATATTCATCAATTTAAAAAAGGGGTAATGCCTCCGCTAGCTGTGTTATTTGTTGTTTTTTCATTGATCTATTTCCAACCTGACTTGGGAACGGGATCCACCATCCTGATGGCATGCGGGATGATTCTGGTTTGTTCGGGAGCAAGATGGAAGCATATATTCATGCTTGGCACATTAGCAGTTGGAGCTATTTTATTTTTAGCAACCACAGCAACCTACCGTTTACAACGACTCACCTCCTTTGTCGATCCATTTGGAAATGCATCAGATACAGGATTTCAGCTTGTAGAATCTTTCATTGCCATTGGAGATGCAGGTGTATTTGGAAGAGGACTTGGTAACGGGATACATAAGCTTGGTTATTTACCTGAGGCACATACAGATTTTATCCTTGCAGTCATTTCAGAAGAACTAGGGATTTTTGGTGTGGCCTTTCTCTTTCTACTTTACTTAATTGTTCTTGTCAGAGGTGTTAGAATTGGAGTAGCGATAAAGGACCCTTTTGGAAAGTTGCTTGCATTTGGGATCACGTTTCAAATAGCAAGTCAGGCATTCTTTAATGCTGGTGCTGTTAGCGGGCTCTTACCTATTACTGGAATCACCTTACCATTTATCAGTTACGGGGGATCATCCCTTCTTATCACTATTTATGCAGCAGGAATTCTTGTCCACTTATCGAAACATGCCACCATGGCGCGAGATGCTAGAGAGGAGACAGAATCATCATGGGGACAGAAACTAACAAGCTAG
- the rodA gene encoding rod shape-determining protein RodA: protein MGTETNKLAYNRIDYTLLFLLFLLFIISLFAVYSASGQYFADDPYYFVKRQIVWYIIGIGIMFAVMFFDYELLENFALPFYSLGIILLLAVHFAGTVRNGSQRWINLGGFLLQPSEFMKIFLLIALAGVIYKWTKEKHELDTVTPLSVVVKIILYSLPPFALILLQPDLGTALVIGAVMVTMLFISGASWRVLSLFAGTAIAGLMSLVYLHNNHFELFSKFIKPHQLERIYGWLSREEYASSYGFQLTEALKGIGSGQVSGRGFLDGVQSQSGRIPEVQTDFIFALIGEEFGFIGATIVISIYFILVYRLVMIAISCDNPFGTYIVTGVIGLLSFQIFQNIAMTIGLMPITGLALPFMSYGGSALLTNMIAMGMVMSVKFRTKQYMFK from the coding sequence ATGGGGACAGAAACTAACAAGCTAGCGTATAATCGAATTGATTATACGCTGCTGTTTTTGCTTTTTTTATTATTCATCATTAGCTTGTTTGCCGTTTATAGCGCTTCAGGGCAATACTTTGCTGATGATCCTTACTACTTTGTGAAACGCCAAATTGTTTGGTATATCATCGGGATAGGCATTATGTTTGCCGTCATGTTCTTTGACTATGAGCTTTTAGAGAATTTTGCATTACCCTTCTATTCGTTAGGGATTATTCTCCTTCTCGCTGTTCATTTTGCTGGAACAGTAAGAAATGGGTCCCAACGCTGGATTAACCTTGGGGGGTTTTTACTGCAGCCTTCGGAATTTATGAAAATATTTTTACTCATTGCATTAGCAGGTGTCATCTATAAATGGACGAAAGAAAAGCATGAATTAGACACCGTAACGCCCTTAAGTGTAGTCGTTAAAATCATTCTTTATTCTCTTCCACCATTTGCTTTGATCTTACTGCAGCCTGACCTTGGTACGGCGTTAGTAATCGGAGCGGTTATGGTTACCATGCTTTTTATTAGCGGTGCTTCCTGGCGGGTACTTTCCTTGTTTGCAGGCACTGCCATAGCAGGTTTGATGTCACTAGTTTACTTACATAATAACCATTTTGAGCTCTTTTCCAAGTTCATTAAGCCTCACCAGTTAGAGCGTATCTACGGGTGGCTTAGTAGGGAGGAGTATGCATCCTCCTATGGATTCCAGTTGACAGAAGCATTAAAAGGGATTGGTAGTGGACAGGTGTCTGGGCGAGGGTTTTTGGATGGCGTACAATCACAGAGCGGCCGTATTCCAGAGGTACAAACTGACTTTATTTTCGCCCTGATAGGAGAAGAGTTTGGATTTATTGGAGCGACGATCGTTATCTCCATCTACTTTATCTTAGTTTATCGTTTGGTGATGATCGCCATAAGCTGCGATAACCCGTTTGGAACTTATATCGTAACAGGAGTTATTGGTTTACTTTCCTTTCAAATTTTCCAAAATATCGCCATGACCATTGGACTTATGCCAATTACAGGTCTTGCACTCCCATTTATGAGCTATGGAGGAAGTGCATTACTGACCAATATGATTGCCATGGGCATGGTAATGAGTGTAAAGTTCCGGACAAAACAATATATGTTTAAATAA
- a CDS encoding gas vesicle protein — protein sequence MTMQTPSNASNLVEVLEKILDKGVVIAGDIKIGLADVELLTIKIRLLVASVDKAKEIGMDWWETDPYFSSKGVNHELQAQNEKLLERINQLEKRLE from the coding sequence ATGACAATGCAAACACCGTCAAATGCCAGTAATCTTGTAGAAGTACTAGAAAAAATCCTTGATAAAGGTGTCGTTATTGCTGGTGATATCAAAATTGGTCTAGCAGATGTCGAGCTTTTAACTATTAAAATTCGCTTGCTTGTCGCATCTGTTGATAAAGCGAAGGAAATCGGGATGGACTGGTGGGAAACGGATCCTTATTTTTCTTCTAAAGGAGTGAATCATGAGTTACAAGCACAGAATGAGAAGCTGTTGGAACGAATCAATCAATTGGAAAAACGTCTGGAATAA
- a CDS encoding gas vesicle protein K → MEHQPQKSGRIQLDPDNVEQGLSQLVLTVIELLRQLIERHALRRVESGTLTDEEIERLGTALMNLELKMEDLKEIFDLDDEDLNINLGPLGNLL, encoded by the coding sequence ATGGAACACCAGCCACAAAAAAGTGGGCGAATACAACTAGATCCTGATAATGTCGAGCAGGGTCTCTCACAATTAGTTCTAACAGTAATAGAGCTTTTACGTCAGCTAATTGAACGACATGCCCTTAGAAGGGTAGAGAGTGGTACGCTAACGGACGAAGAAATTGAAAGACTTGGTACAGCACTCATGAACCTAGAATTAAAAATGGAAGATTTAAAAGAAATCTTTGATCTAGATGATGAAGACTTAAACATTAATCTTGGACCACTGGGGAATTTACTATAA
- a CDS encoding gas vesicle protein, whose amino-acid sequence MPSTYGADPNQDVSLLDILDVILDKGVVLRGELIISIADIDLVYLDLRLLITSVDKMMQTTTRKPIEEEKPWNTSHKKVGEYN is encoded by the coding sequence ATGCCGTCAACCTATGGAGCAGATCCCAATCAGGATGTCTCCCTATTGGATATATTAGATGTCATCTTGGATAAAGGAGTGGTATTAAGAGGAGAACTGATCATCTCCATAGCTGATATTGATTTAGTGTATTTAGATTTGCGGTTACTCATTACCTCTGTCGATAAAATGATGCAAACCACTACGCGAAAACCTATAGAGGAGGAAAAGCCATGGAACACCAGCCACAAAAAAGTGGGCGAATACAACTAG
- a CDS encoding GvpL/GvpF family gas vesicle protein: MNTTKTMHSLFYLYGLVPSKELETKPLESLVGIDNHHEIFTFKIAEVTALICEIDENEFSEQKIEEKVKNDMKWLEEKAFHHHETINQLHQHYTVIPLKFCTIYKTIDNLTDVIEQEKERLQAVFQKVARKEEWNIKIFCEEEALRKEVAEQSSIIKEQEAALQTLTPGRQFFEKKKLQKLMDEEVIMLKRSKCESIHDQLKNLSAQAEIKKNWTQDMTGKKQDMNWNAVYLISTEGREEFTSRLEEMQQSYKNAGFTIEWSGPWPCYHFANL, encoded by the coding sequence ATGAACACAACAAAAACGATGCATTCCTTGTTTTATTTATACGGTTTAGTTCCCTCCAAAGAATTGGAGACAAAGCCGCTTGAATCATTGGTTGGAATCGATAACCATCATGAAATTTTCACGTTTAAAATAGCTGAAGTAACAGCACTCATTTGTGAGATTGATGAGAATGAGTTTTCCGAGCAAAAGATTGAGGAAAAAGTGAAAAATGATATGAAGTGGTTAGAAGAGAAGGCATTTCATCACCATGAAACAATTAATCAGCTGCACCAGCATTATACCGTCATTCCCTTGAAGTTTTGTACCATCTACAAAACGATCGATAACTTAACAGATGTGATAGAACAGGAGAAGGAAAGACTGCAAGCTGTGTTTCAAAAGGTTGCTAGAAAGGAAGAATGGAATATCAAAATCTTTTGTGAGGAAGAAGCGCTCAGAAAAGAAGTAGCAGAACAATCCTCTATCATTAAAGAGCAAGAGGCTGCTTTACAGACGCTAACACCTGGTAGACAGTTTTTTGAGAAAAAGAAACTACAAAAATTAATGGACGAAGAAGTCATAATGTTGAAAAGAAGCAAGTGTGAAAGCATACATGATCAATTGAAAAACCTTAGTGCGCAAGCAGAAATAAAGAAAAATTGGACTCAAGATATGACAGGGAAAAAACAAGATATGAATTGGAATGCTGTTTATCTCATCAGTACCGAAGGCAGAGAGGAATTCACAAGCAGGCTAGAGGAAATGCAGCAATCTTATAAAAATGCAGGTTTCACCATCGAATGGTCCGGACCGTGGCCATGCTATCACTTTGCAAACCTTTAG
- a CDS encoding gas vesicle protein GvpG yields MLHKLFTAPLGMVVKLGEKIKDEVDKEIYDVDHIQRQLVQLEMLSEMNEISEEEYNVKEAELLQRYEFAKRREQKLFEDLKRDR; encoded by the coding sequence ATGCTACACAAACTATTTACGGCGCCGCTTGGAATGGTAGTCAAGCTCGGGGAGAAAATAAAGGATGAAGTGGACAAAGAAATTTACGATGTTGACCATATTCAAAGACAATTAGTACAACTGGAAATGCTCTCAGAGATGAATGAGATATCAGAGGAAGAATATAACGTAAAAGAGGCAGAGCTGCTACAACGATACGAATTTGCAAAAAGACGAGAGCAAAAGCTTTTCGAGGATTTAAAGAGAGATCGCTAG
- a CDS encoding GvpL/GvpF family gas vesicle protein, which translates to MENNLGYYTFCVIANHENLELGEVELEGRKTALEVFNYQEFSMIVTKAPMKIYHPKKENLLVHQNVVSNLMEKTTVIPMSFGNVFETEADIEFLMKSLYPDLKKIYQKVENKIEVGLKVIGDEDWLKTEMNKNQKAMKLKEKVSGKSEAASYYDRIELGEYAQKFMKEKMQVCMQEIFLPLAEKAESAKQNETIGGRMLINASFLIDRDKEEEFDELVNQIYQQWQEKLEFKYSGPWPAYNFIDIKLKAMEA; encoded by the coding sequence ATGGAAAATAACTTAGGCTATTATACATTTTGTGTGATTGCAAACCATGAGAACTTAGAGCTTGGAGAGGTGGAGCTAGAAGGAAGAAAAACTGCTTTAGAAGTCTTTAATTATCAGGAGTTCTCCATGATTGTCACGAAGGCACCGATGAAAATATATCATCCGAAAAAAGAAAATCTCCTTGTCCATCAAAACGTGGTGTCTAATCTGATGGAAAAAACGACCGTCATTCCGATGAGCTTTGGGAATGTGTTCGAAACAGAAGCAGATATTGAATTCCTTATGAAATCCCTCTACCCAGACCTGAAAAAAATCTATCAAAAAGTAGAAAACAAAATTGAAGTTGGTCTCAAAGTAATTGGTGACGAGGATTGGCTAAAAACAGAGATGAACAAAAACCAGAAGGCTATGAAGCTTAAGGAGAAAGTCAGTGGTAAATCAGAGGCAGCTTCGTATTATGATCGCATTGAGCTTGGCGAATATGCACAAAAATTTATGAAGGAAAAAATGCAGGTTTGCATGCAGGAAATCTTTCTTCCGCTTGCAGAAAAGGCAGAATCAGCCAAGCAAAACGAAACGATTGGTGGAAGAATGCTCATCAATGCGAGCTTCTTAATAGACCGAGACAAAGAAGAGGAATTTGATGAACTTGTAAATCAAATTTATCAACAGTGGCAAGAGAAATTAGAGTTTAAATATTCAGGACCATGGCCAGCCTATAACTTCATCGACATCAAATTAAAGGCGATGGAAGCATAA
- the gvpN gene encoding gas vesicle protein GvpN, whose protein sequence is MEIQLEKELVSHKKIEELTDRTLDYLHNGFSVHFTGPTGVGKTSTAFHVAKSLGRPIVFLQGHEELSNADLLGDFNGYTKKLLVDNYIRSVMKKEETMKESFQEGLLLDAVKNGYTLIYDEFTRSKPETNNLFLAVMEEGVLPLYGSKHDEKWVKVHEDFSIIFTSNPAEYAGVHKTQDALMDRMITIELDYMEKEMETEIVVEQTGLSADDAKKIIQFVSALRDKCLSKGKQAPGIRAAIMIATILKQKEFTLSSKDENFKQLCMDVLLHPVHKGLEYKERSRTMSLITQEFKKAFGGSANGK, encoded by the coding sequence ATGGAGATCCAGCTAGAAAAAGAACTGGTTTCACACAAGAAGATAGAGGAGCTTACAGACCGGACGCTGGACTATCTTCATAACGGGTTTTCGGTACATTTTACGGGTCCAACTGGTGTAGGAAAAACATCTACCGCTTTTCATGTTGCGAAGAGCTTAGGCAGGCCAATCGTTTTCTTACAAGGACACGAAGAGTTATCGAATGCAGATCTTCTAGGGGACTTTAACGGCTACACAAAGAAGCTTTTAGTAGATAACTATATTCGTTCTGTCATGAAAAAGGAAGAAACGATGAAGGAATCCTTTCAAGAAGGGCTACTCCTAGATGCAGTGAAAAATGGTTATACCTTAATTTATGATGAATTTACTCGATCAAAACCAGAAACAAATAATCTGTTTTTGGCAGTAATGGAAGAAGGAGTGCTTCCGCTATATGGATCAAAGCATGATGAAAAATGGGTAAAGGTACATGAGGACTTTTCGATTATTTTTACAAGTAATCCAGCAGAATATGCTGGTGTCCATAAAACGCAAGATGCCTTAATGGACAGAATGATCACAATAGAACTGGATTATATGGAAAAGGAAATGGAAACCGAAATAGTGGTAGAACAAACCGGTTTATCTGCCGATGATGCCAAGAAGATTATTCAATTTGTGTCTGCACTTAGGGACAAATGCTTAAGCAAAGGGAAACAAGCGCCAGGTATTCGTGCAGCAATTATGATTGCGACCATTTTAAAACAAAAAGAATTTACTCTTTCATCAAAAGATGAAAACTTTAAGCAGCTTTGTATGGATGTTTTGTTACACCCAGTTCATAAAGGACTTGAATACAAGGAAAGATCTCGGACAATGTCCCTGATTACACAGGAGTTCAAGAAAGCTTTTGGAGGTAGTGCAAATGGAAAATAA
- the gvpO gene encoding gas vesicle protein GvpO has product MKKVLKEVTEFFTEYVKPPYKITGVQPTEQGWDVEVEVIEEKEYMKAYAKDQMIGVYHAKINKEMELESYTRKSLRSRSSIDCNNE; this is encoded by the coding sequence ATGAAGAAGGTATTAAAGGAAGTGACAGAGTTCTTCACAGAGTACGTAAAGCCTCCATACAAGATAACGGGTGTACAGCCCACAGAACAGGGCTGGGATGTAGAAGTGGAGGTCATTGAAGAAAAAGAATACATGAAAGCATACGCAAAGGACCAAATGATTGGTGTATACCATGCGAAAATTAATAAAGAGATGGAATTAGAATCGTATACGAGAAAAAGCTTGCGCTCTAGAAGCTCGATTGATTGTAACAATGAGTAA
- the gvpA gene encoding gas vesicle structural protein GvpA: protein MAAIQKSTDGSSLAEVIDRILDKGVVIDVYARVSLVGIELVTVEARVVIASVDTWLRYAEAVGLLRDDLMDGEFHLSGQSNERQNA, encoded by the coding sequence ATGGCAGCAATTCAAAAGAGTACTGATGGATCTAGTCTAGCAGAGGTAATCGATCGAATCTTAGATAAGGGCGTTGTTATTGACGTTTATGCGCGTGTTTCCTTAGTCGGAATTGAACTTGTAACGGTAGAAGCCAGAGTCGTCATTGCAAGTGTGGATACTTGGTTACGTTATGCAGAGGCAGTCGGACTTCTCCGAGATGATTTAATGGACGGAGAATTCCACTTATCTGGTCAATCCAATGAACGTCAAAATGCATAA
- the gvpQ gene encoding gas vesicle protein GvpQ, with protein MRGSSSLKDLKKKLTKKAKEEATETYIEYKKDKTKEKIQNKADKLSDNLDDSKDKFANKVHSKAEDVQEKIQDSLLKVKDRLQKVKDAGESFQEKIGKNGSTNGIKSYTEVKGADSLNGMNSVKRNDQIPNVNDIKGVR; from the coding sequence ATGAGAGGGAGCTCGAGCCTGAAGGATCTGAAGAAAAAACTGACAAAGAAAGCTAAAGAAGAAGCAACTGAAACCTATATAGAGTATAAAAAGGATAAAACAAAGGAAAAGATACAAAACAAAGCGGATAAACTATCGGACAACCTGGATGACTCGAAAGATAAATTTGCAAACAAAGTTCACAGCAAAGCCGAGGATGTTCAGGAAAAAATACAAGATTCCTTGTTAAAAGTGAAGGACCGGCTCCAGAAGGTAAAAGACGCTGGAGAGTCTTTTCAAGAAAAAATCGGAAAGAACGGGTCCACCAACGGAATCAAATCCTATACAGAAGTAAAAGGTGCAGACAGCCTAAATGGAATGAATTCAGTGAAACGAAACGACCAAATACCAAATGTGAACGACATTAAAGGAGTGAGATAA
- a CDS encoding YueH family protein, with the protein MKIRKANLQVHTFQVYIHENKKEEQTLIAIPFIKWSTIVPYEEGTAALTNRLNEEFRLSLDEEDANHLSLKLVQWVREM; encoded by the coding sequence GTGAAGATACGAAAAGCTAATCTGCAAGTACATACTTTTCAAGTGTATATTCATGAGAATAAAAAAGAAGAACAAACATTGATTGCGATACCGTTCATCAAGTGGTCAACGATTGTTCCATATGAGGAAGGAACAGCAGCTTTGACTAACAGATTAAATGAGGAGTTTCGCTTATCCTTAGATGAAGAGGATGCCAATCACCTTTCTTTAAAGCTAGTTCAATGGGTTCGTGAAATGTAA
- a CDS encoding biotin transporter BioY translates to MKRSFSALDITYSAMFVALMAIGANIVSWVPFLQIGSVPLSMQPFFCVLAGILLGSRLGAVSMIVYLLVGIAGAPVFAGFGSGFGSIVGPTGGFLLSYVVTAFVAGLIVEKAEKPQLVTFMTASFAGIVLIYFIGTNYMYFILNYVMEVGMSYGAAWMTMAWFSLKDFVFTILCGLLATRLYYVVNKTAKTPYTRKVA, encoded by the coding sequence ATGAAACGTTCATTTTCAGCTTTAGATATTACATACTCAGCAATGTTTGTAGCCTTAATGGCTATTGGTGCTAACATTGTATCCTGGGTGCCATTTTTACAAATAGGTAGCGTACCATTATCGATGCAACCATTTTTCTGCGTACTGGCTGGTATTTTACTAGGTTCACGTCTTGGTGCTGTATCCATGATTGTTTATTTATTGGTTGGGATTGCTGGCGCGCCAGTATTTGCAGGTTTTGGATCTGGATTTGGATCTATTGTAGGACCTACTGGTGGTTTTTTACTATCCTATGTAGTAACTGCTTTTGTTGCAGGACTTATTGTGGAAAAGGCAGAAAAACCACAACTTGTTACATTTATGACTGCTTCATTCGCTGGTATTGTCTTGATTTACTTCATCGGAACAAACTACATGTACTTCATTTTAAATTATGTGATGGAAGTAGGAATGTCTTACGGAGCAGCGTGGATGACGATGGCATGGTTCTCTTTAAAGGACTTCGTTTTCACGATCCTTTGCGGATTGTTAGCAACTCGCCTCTATTATGTAGTAAATAAAACAGCAAAAACACCTTACACTCGTAAGGTTGCATAG